The genomic stretch GACCATCACCGCCACCAAGGGGGCCAGCAGAAGGGTGGCCAGCGACAGCTTCCAGTCCAGGAACACCATGTAGCCGAACACCACCACCAGCTGCAGCAGGCTTGGGGTGGTGTCCTGAATCGTTTTGTAGATCACTTCGCCGACGCGGTCGGCGTCTTCGGTGAGGCGATAGGTGAGATCACCGGCCGAAAGTTTCTCCAGGGCCGAGAACTCCAGCCGCTGGAGACGCGCGAACAACTGACTGCGCAGCGCCTGACTCACCTGCAGCGCCGGGGAGGCCAGCAGGGTGTCCTGGCCGAACTGGGCCAGCTTCTGCACCAGGAACACCGCCAGAGCCAGGGAGATCGCCCGCAGCACCCGGGGGAAATCGCCCGCGCCGATAGCCGGGATCAGCTGGCCTGCCAGAGCGGCGAGCAGTGGCCAGCAGGCCACGAACACAAGCATGCACAGGCCACCGGCCACCAGCCTGCGGCGGTGGGGCTTCAGCAGCGGCAGCAGCCCGCGAAAGCCGGCCGGTGGGGGTGCGAGCATCGGCGAACCTTATCAGTGCCGATTCGGCTCTCCGTCTCTTGCGGCTTGATCAGTTCCTCAAGTTCCAGGGCCTGGTGGCCACCGGCGGTGAAGCCAAGGTGCGTGTGCAGGCTGGAGAGGTCAGGGTCAACGGGTCTGTGGAACGTCGCCGCGGCCGCCAGCTCCTGCCGGGCGACACGGTGGAACTCGAGCGACTGAGACTGGTGGTCCCCTCCGAGACCTAGGTTGTGGGGCAGTTCTGGGCGAGGACGATCCTGTGCGTAAGGCCGTGATTGCAGGGAACTGGAAGATGCACATGACCTGCGCCGAGGCGCGGGCCTATGCCGCCGCTTTCCTGCCCCTTCTGGGAGACCTTCCCAGTGATCGGGAGGTGGTGCTGGCCCCTCCCTTCACCGCCATCGCCGCCCTGAGTGAAGCTCTCGCGGGCAGTCCCGTGAAGATCGCCTCCCAGAATGTGCACTGGGATCACATGGGGGCCTACACGGGCATGATCTCGGCCCCGATGCTGCTGGAACATGGCGTCAGCCACGCGATCGTGGGCCACAGCGAGCCGCGGAAGTACTATAGCGAAACCGACGAACAGATCAATCTGCGGGCCCGTACGGCCCAGAAGTCGGGAATGATCCCGATTCTGTGCGTGGGCGAGAGCGATTCCCAGCGGGAGGCGGGCGAAGCCGAGCGGGTGATCCGTCGACAGGTGGACCAGGGCCTCGAAGGCCTTGACCCCACCCGCCTGGTGGTGGCTTACGAGCCCATCTGGGCGATCGGCACCGGCAAGACCTGCGGAGCCGAAGAAGCCAACCGCCTCTGCGCCCTGATCCGTGGCTGGGTGGGCTACAACGATGTGGTGATCCAGTACGGCGGCTCGGTCAAGGCGGAGAACATCGACCTGCTGATGGCCCAGCCCGACATCGACGGCGTGCTGGTGGGAGGCGCTTCACTGGATCCAGCCGGTTTCGCGCGCATCGCCCGCTACCAGGTGCCCGTGGCAGCCTGACCAGGCTGCGAAGGCTCAGAACACCTCGATCGCTGCGGCCAGGGATTGATCGGAGGTCTCAGCGCCGGCGTCATCAGCGGAGGACACCTGCACGCGCACGCTGCGGGAACGACGGGCTGACTCGCCGCAGCTGCGAGGGGTGGGGAAGAGCTTGCCGGGATTGGCTCGGCCCTCGGGATCGAAGGCCTGGCGCACCAGCTGCATCGTGTCCAGGTCGTCCGGGGAGAACATCCAATCCATGTAGCACCGCTTGTCGGCGCCCACCCCATGCTCACCGGTGATGCTGCCGCCGGCGTCGATGCACAGACGCAGGATGTCGGCGCCGAGGGCCTGAACCCTCTCCTGCACGTCGGTCTGGCCGGCGTCGTAGAGGATCAGCGGGTGCAGGTTGCCGTCACCGGCATGGAAGACATTGGCCACCGGCAGGGCATAGCGGCGGCTGAGTTCCTCGATCGCGGCCAGGACCTGCGGCAGGGCGCTGCGGGGAACAACCCCGTCCTGAACGTAATAGGTGGGGGTGATCCGGCCCACGGCCGCGAAGGCCGACTTGCGCCCCTTCCAGAGCAGGGCGCGATCGGCCTCGGATTCGGCCCGGCGCAAGGTACGGGCGCCGGCCTGACAGCAGAGCTCCATCGCCCTCTCCGCCGCGGCGCTCACCTCCTCCAGGCGGCCGTCGAGCTCGATCAGCAGCACCGCAGCCGCATCGCGGGGGTACTCATCGCAGCCGAAGAGGTCGTCGACGGCATTGATCGTGAAGTTGTCCATGATCTCCATCCCCGCCGGCAGCACCCCCGCTTCGGTGACGCGGCGCACCGCCTCACCGGCCGCTTCCATCGAGGGGAAATCCGCCAGCAGCACCTGCACCGTCTGGGGCTGTGGCAGCAGCCGCAGGGTGATGGCGGTGGCAATGCCGAGGGTGCCCTCGCTGCCGATGAAAACTCCGCGCAGATCCAGGCCGGGCATTTCCGCCAGGCTTCCACCCAGGCGGGTGATGCGGCCATCCGGGAGCACCACCTCCAGCTCCAGCACGTGATTGCTGGTGACGCCGTACTTGAGGCAGTGCACTCCACCGGCGTTCTCGGCCACGTTGCCGCCGATGCTGCAGACCACCTGGCTGGAGGGGTCGGGGGCGTAGTAGAAGCCATCGCCGGCCACGGCACGGGTGACCCAGCTGTTGATCACCCCCGGCTGAACGGTGATGCGCTGGTTCTCCAGATCCACGGCCAGGACAGAACGCATGCGGCTGGTCACCACCAGCAGCGACTCCTGTTCGGCCACGGCACCGCCCGAGAGGCCAGTGCCGCTGCCTCGGGCCACGAAAGGAATCCCCTCCTCATGGCAGAGGCGCAGAACCGCCGCCACCTGGTCAGTGGTTTCAGGCAGCACCACCAGGGGCGGCTCATGCCGCTGCAGGGTGAGGCCATCGCTGTCGTAGGTGAGCAGCTCCGGGCGACGGGCCACCACTGCCCTGGAGGGCAGCAACTGACGCAGACGCCGCTCGATCCGGCCCCAGGGCAGGGTCAGGGCAGGCGGCTTGGCCAAGGGGTCAGCCAACAACAACGGGCAGCTCCGTGACGATAGCGAGCATGGCGGGTGAGCACCTCCCAGGAGCTCCGGGCCGGAAAGACTCGTTGCGAAGTCTTGCGCAAGCGGAGGCTCCCGTGGAGTCTGAGAGGACGATCCGCTGGCATGGTTGGTGCTTCTGCTGACGGGAACGGCAGCCCGTTGGGCGAAGATGCACCATGGTCAGGTGGTGCCAGGGCTCTCCTCAGGGTCGGCCCAGCCCCTTACCCCCTTCAACGTTCGCGGATCACGCCTTGACTTCGGCCCCTGTTTCGGTTCCTGCCCTGAACACCTCCCGTTCCCAGGACCTCTTCAGTGCCGCAAAGACCCTGATGCCCGGTGGGGTCAGTTCACCGGTGCGGGCCTTCCGCTCGGTGGGCGGTGACCCAATCGTCTTCGACAGGGTCAAGGGCGCCTATGCCTGGGACGTGGACGGCAACCGCTACATCGATTACATCGGCAGCTGGGGGCCGGCGATCTGCGGTCATGCCCACCCGGAAGTGATCGCCGCCCTGCATGAGGCTCTCGACAAGGGCACCAGCTTCGGCGCCCCCTGCGCCCTGGAGAACACCCTGGCGGAGATGGTGATCGAGGCGGTCCCCAGCGTCGAGATGGTCCGCTTCGTGAATTCGGGCACCGAGGCCTGCATGTCGGTGCTGCGGCTGATGCGGGCCTTCACCGGCCGCGACAAGCTGATCAAGTTCGAGGGCTGCTACCACGGCCACGCCGATATGTTCCTGGTGAAGGCCGGCTCGGGCGTGGCCACGCTCGGACTGCCCGATTCCCCTGGTGTCCCCCGCACCACCACCACCAACACGCTCACCGCCCCCTACAACGACCTGGAGGCGGTGAAACAGCTCTTCGCCGACAACCCCGGCGAAATCGCCGGGGTGATCCTCGAGCCCGTGGTGGGCAACGCCGGCTTCATCACACCCGAACCGGGATTCCTCGAGGGTCTGCGCGAACTGACCACCGAGCACGGTGCCCTGCTCACCTTCGATGAGGTGATGACGGGCTTCCGCATCAGCTACGGCGGCGCCCAGGCCCGCTTCGGCATCACCCCCGATCTCACCACCCTGGGCAAGGTGATCGGCGGCGGCCTGCCGGTGGGCGCCTATGGCGGCAGGGCCGACATCATGGCGATGGTGGCCCCGGCCGGGCCGATGTACCAGGCCGGCACCCTCAGCGGCAATCCTCTGGCGATGACCGCCGGCATCAAGACCCTGGAACTGCTGAAACAGCCCGGCACCTACGAACGGCTGGAGACGATCACCAAACGCCTCAGCGACGGCATCCAAGCGGCGGGTGCGGAGGCCGGCCTTCCGATCTGCGGCGGCTCGATCAGCGCCATGTTCGGCTTCTTCCTCTGCGAGGGCCCCGTGCGCAACTTCGAGGAAGCCAAGGCCACCGACAGCCAGCGCTTCGGTCGGCTGCACCGGGCCATGCTCGAGCGCGGGATCTACCTGGCCCCCAGTGCCTTCGAGGCCGGATTCACCTCCCTGGCCCACAGCGACGCCGACATCGAAGCTACCCTCAGGGCCTTCCGCGACTGCTTCGCCGCCATCGCCTGATGCAGGCAGGCCGGCGTTTCCGGATCGCGGCCGTCCTGGGGGCCGCTCTGTCCCTGGGGACCGCACTGGCGGCCTGCGGACCCCGCGCCGAAGACCAGCCGCTGCAGCTCAAGGGAGGCATCCCCGTCGGGGCGGTGCTCTCGCTCACCAGCAACGCCAATGCCTACGGGCAGGATCAGCAGATCGGCCTCAAGCTCGCTCAGGCCTGGTTCCAGCAACGCCAGGGGGCCAACCCTCAGGGCGCCCTGCCGCTGAACCTGCGCCTCGAGGACGGCGGCGGCGATGAGGCCACCGCCAGCCAGGCCTTCAATCTGCTGATCGACGCCGGGATGGTGGCCCTGATCGGTCCGACCCTCTCGCAGCAGGCCTTCGCGGCCGACCCGATCGCCCAGCGCCGCGGCGTGCCGGTGGTGGCGCCCTCCAACACCGCCAGCGGCATTCCCCAGATCGGTGGCTTCATCAGCCGGGTGTCGGCCCCCAGCACCGAGATTGCACCCCTGTCCATCGCCAAGGCTCTGGAGCTGACCCCCTCGATCCGTCGGGCGGCGGT from Synechococcus sp. CBW1107 encodes the following:
- a CDS encoding RNA-binding S4 domain-containing protein; the protein is MRLDQFLKFQGLVATGGEAKVRVQAGEVRVNGSVERRRGRQLLPGDTVELERLRLVVPSET
- the tpiA gene encoding triose-phosphate isomerase: MTCAEARAYAAAFLPLLGDLPSDREVVLAPPFTAIAALSEALAGSPVKIASQNVHWDHMGAYTGMISAPMLLEHGVSHAIVGHSEPRKYYSETDEQINLRARTAQKSGMIPILCVGESDSQREAGEAERVIRRQVDQGLEGLDPTRLVVAYEPIWAIGTGKTCGAEEANRLCALIRGWVGYNDVVIQYGGSVKAENIDLLMAQPDIDGVLVGGASLDPAGFARIARYQVPVAA
- a CDS encoding FAD-linked oxidase C-terminal domain-containing protein, whose product is MAKPPALTLPWGRIERRLRQLLPSRAVVARRPELLTYDSDGLTLQRHEPPLVVLPETTDQVAAVLRLCHEEGIPFVARGSGTGLSGGAVAEQESLLVVTSRMRSVLAVDLENQRITVQPGVINSWVTRAVAGDGFYYAPDPSSQVVCSIGGNVAENAGGVHCLKYGVTSNHVLELEVVLPDGRITRLGGSLAEMPGLDLRGVFIGSEGTLGIATAITLRLLPQPQTVQVLLADFPSMEAAGEAVRRVTEAGVLPAGMEIMDNFTINAVDDLFGCDEYPRDAAAVLLIELDGRLEEVSAAAERAMELCCQAGARTLRRAESEADRALLWKGRKSAFAAVGRITPTYYVQDGVVPRSALPQVLAAIEELSRRYALPVANVFHAGDGNLHPLILYDAGQTDVQERVQALGADILRLCIDAGGSITGEHGVGADKRCYMDWMFSPDDLDTMQLVRQAFDPEGRANPGKLFPTPRSCGESARRSRSVRVQVSSADDAGAETSDQSLAAAIEVF
- the hemL gene encoding glutamate-1-semialdehyde 2,1-aminomutase, whose product is MTSAPVSVPALNTSRSQDLFSAAKTLMPGGVSSPVRAFRSVGGDPIVFDRVKGAYAWDVDGNRYIDYIGSWGPAICGHAHPEVIAALHEALDKGTSFGAPCALENTLAEMVIEAVPSVEMVRFVNSGTEACMSVLRLMRAFTGRDKLIKFEGCYHGHADMFLVKAGSGVATLGLPDSPGVPRTTTTNTLTAPYNDLEAVKQLFADNPGEIAGVILEPVVGNAGFITPEPGFLEGLRELTTEHGALLTFDEVMTGFRISYGGAQARFGITPDLTTLGKVIGGGLPVGAYGGRADIMAMVAPAGPMYQAGTLSGNPLAMTAGIKTLELLKQPGTYERLETITKRLSDGIQAAGAEAGLPICGGSISAMFGFFLCEGPVRNFEEAKATDSQRFGRLHRAMLERGIYLAPSAFEAGFTSLAHSDADIEATLRAFRDCFAAIA